The Cygnus olor isolate bCygOlo1 chromosome 19, bCygOlo1.pri.v2, whole genome shotgun sequence DNA window CTGGTACATAGCCATGTGAGAAAGAGAATGCTCTAGGACAGGGCTGCCAGAGATCCTGATCTTCTGGAGGTCAGTGGAAAGCAGAGGCTCTTGAGAGCTCTTGTAATCTGGCCATGCTTAGAAACAGTCATATTCCAGCCAGGGCTGGACATCTTTCTGGAAGCAGGTCTCGGCTGCAGAGGTTTGGTCTAATACTGAAATTTCtctgtggttttgattttggcccatctctcttcctctgtccTAGGCTGCTTTAAATTAATCCTCTGATAAAGCACATCTCCGAGGTGAGGTGCACCTTCTACTGCAGGGGATCTAAATAGCAGTTAGTGTTTCCTGAGATTCAGGTCAAATATGCTGTGTTGCCCCCCAGTTCCTTGTCACAGCAGGCTGAAGTGTATCAGGAATGGGAGGACACAAGCATAGCCACAGGCCCTCAGGTTGCCAAGTGCATTTCAGCAGGCTGGCAAATGCTCAGGCAAATCATCTCCAAGTTCAGCCTGTGCTGTTCTGCCCCTTTGGGAAGAGTTAGGTTGGATGCAATACTCAGCAAGGCCAGTCATTCCTTGCAGCCATAaccacctcctcctgcagctgtgctttaCCCAGGGTTaggttcttaaaaaaataaaaataaaaataaagaccttAATCTTGCAGGACATCAGGAAAGGGGTGAGAGCAATTTGCTACTAACTATGCAGCTGAAATCTCAGTGATGGAGGTGGAAGCTCTACACACAGCTGTGATGGGGCACATCCACCTTCCTGGGTGTGTAAAACCCTGGGGTGGGAAGGACCTGCCCCACTACGACGTAGTCTGTACCTACTGTGTCTTTCCTCCAGGGGATCACTTGCACTACAGCTGAATGTCTGTCTGTTCCCATGCTGTGTGTTGTgtcttgaattttctttgtgaACTGTAGTTGGTTGTGTTCATTAGGCTCCTAGTGTAATGTGTGTTTTTAGAGCAATAAAATGTGGCAGcttttttatacaaaaatatctgGCTCCGCCTTTTTTTGAAGTCTTCAAGTACAGGAGACTCACATGGGAAGCTGCAGGGTGCTGCGATCCCCAAGTcacagcccctgcctgcctctcccctcccaccccccttcagctttcttctctgcaaaCCAAGGCAACATCTTGCACTTGGAGGCAAAACTGCTTTATTCTTGCAACTACATGCTGAATGGGTGCCAGCACAGCTACAGCTGTTAACTCTGCTCCAGCCAAAgcctgggggctctggggctgcTTGGGTGGCTGCTGCGCTAAGGACGTGCGAGGTCTCTTGTCCACAGCCACACATTTTAGTTTCCAGAATGCTTTTAGTCCCAGCCTGGCGCCGGTTACATGGTCCCATGCCTCGGGCTGACATGCTGCCCCGAGAGCACCGGGTAGTGCTGAGTGACTTGGGAGAGAAGGTAGAGTTTGGGTTGGCAATATCCATGTCCAAAGCAATACAGTCATTGTCACCTGTTCCTCTCCCCTGGGGGGGAAGCACCATCTTCGGAGACCTCCAGCTTCCACCTCCAGCACCACAGCCATTTTCTCTCTAGCCCTTGAGCGTGTGGGCTGGCGGCCcggtgcagccagcagctcctaCCTCATGAACGACCTCCGCCCGGTCCTGAAGAAGGCCTCGATCTGTTCCAGGGACCTGCCTTTGGTTTCTGGGACGCAGCAGCCTGTAAATAAGACGTTCCCAGCGCAGATGACAGCGAAGAACAGGAACGGCACCTCGAGGCCGAAGGCTTCCTGGGAAGCGGGGCAGAAAGCAGATGTGAGCCAGCACCGGGGGCTCTGAGGAAGAGCTCTTGGACACCCCCTGGGACAGTACCCACCACGACCCGGAGGAAGAACTGGGTGAGGGTGAAGGCTGTCAGCCAGCTCACGACGACGCAGAGGCCTGAGGCCACCCCCCGGGCTTTCAGAGGGAGGATCTCCGACATCAGCAGCCAGGTGATGGGGCCCCAGCCCATGGCATAGCCTGCAGGGATAGGAGTGGGTAAGGTGAGGCTGCTGAGGTTTCAGAGCCCCTTAGGGGAGCACAGGAGAGCCTGGCACaatcctgccctgctcccctgtgTCAGTCAGtcattattttctccccatgtACACTCTCAGTCCTGAAGAGCGACttcaaatgccatttttctCAGCCTCCCAATCCCAAACCCCTCGCCCCATATCACCCTGCCCTGGAGGAGAAATATCCCCCAGGCTGGTTCCCTGCTCCGTGCTGTGGTCCTGGGCTCTCGCCCCCTGCACCTACCCATTATGAAGAACATGGTAGCCAGGAGGGGGATGAGGGTGATGTAGTTGATGGACTCAGCAGGAGGACTGGCAGAGCTCGCCAGGGTCCTGTTGGCGATGGTGCCGTTCTGAGAAGAGGGAATGAAGTGGATGTAGAGCCCCATGGTCAGGTTGGAGGCTAACATGACACCGGCTGTGGAGAGATGCAACAGCACCATGGGACTGAGGGGTGAGCAATCCCTTCTGTGGCTTTGTCCAAGCCCCTAGGGTCACCTCTGCTCAGGAGCTGAGCCACCACCAGAGCCACCTCCTGAGCCCCGTGTGGTTAAATTCCCACTCCTGCACATTTGCAGAGCTCCTGGAAATAGTTAAGGAAAAATTTCCCCTGCACATCATGGCAGAGAGACTTACCCGACACAAAGAGAAGAATCTTCCTGCCAGCTTTATCCATCGACACAGCAGCAATCGCCACCGAGAACAGACGCACCAGGCCGACAAGAGCTGCGTCGTACTCTGGTTTCTGCAACAGCAAGAGCCGTGGGGAAGCTGAGAGGGGAGACCCAGGACAGGGCAGACATCCCTGATGACAGGGCAACCCGAGCTCACCAGGATGACAGCCGTTTTCTTGAATATCGACTGCAGGTACACGAGGACACAGGTGACCCcggagagctgctgcaggaaccTCATCCCCACGGCAATCAGGATGGGCTTGTAGATGAAGGGGTCCTTGATCTCAGCACAGGAAACCCGCTGGCTCTGGGGGGGACAAAGCAAGAAAGACAGTATATTAGTCCCTTGGGCACAACCACAGCACCCAGGAAGCAGCTTGGGAGATGCCCAGAGGAtgctggacttgatgattttCATCTTACATCTCCCATGTGCTGGAGGTGAGCCCCGTGTTCTCCTCACCTGCTTCCTCACGCTGTCCTTAATCTGCTCGTACTCCCGGGCATAGTCCGTGTCCTTGCCCCGCAGCCAGCACAGCGACTGCAGGGCCTCGTCCTCCTTCCCCTGGGAGAGCAGGAACCGGGGCGAGTTGGGcatgaagcagagcaggaggatcATGGCCAGCACCGGCACCTCCCCTGCCACGGCCAGCCAGCGCCAGTCCAGGATCAGCCCTGCGGGAGGCAGCCAGGTTAGGAAGGGAAAGCACAGGGAAAGGCGTCCTGGCCTTGCTGCAGTGCCGGCACCCCAACAGCAGAGATTTAACAAAGCAAGAGAGGGAAAAACCAGAACAACAGTTCATGgtgtgctgctcttcagccctGACAAAACCTCGGCCGAGCCCCTTGCACGCCCGTGGTGGTGGCTGCGAGGGGAACAGCTCCATCAGCTCTCTaggaaagctgtttaaaataaacccGCCTTCCCTAGGGTCCCCAGGGGCTTTCCTGCCCGCCAAACACCGAGATACTTGCCCAGCGCATAGAGGATgagggagcccagcactgccatGATCTGAGGACAAGCGCCCAGCATGCCTCGGACGCCGGGGTGGGAGATCTCCGAGATGTAgacctgcagcaggacagcGCACACAGCGGAGCTGCAGCACGCAGCCAGCACCAACAAAACCCATCCTGCCATGCCTCACAGCCAGGGAAGCCCAAAGTGCTGGGAAATCTGTCCTCCGGGAGGGGGAACGTGCAGAAGCtggtcctgcagcagggcaggagagccTTGTGGCACCCATCCCTCCCGCACCCACCCTTGCCTGGTGCAGGAGAAGTGTACACTCAGACTCCAGTTACTGTAAAGATGTGCCCGAGGGTTGCTCAATCCTCGCCTTCCTCTGCGTGTCATTTGATAAATCGAGGAAACAGCGCTGGGGCGGAACAGGGCAGGGAACAAGGACCTGCTTTCCACTTTCTGTGGGCAGAAAAACCCCAGCAGCATGGGGGCAGCTCAGGCTGGCCGTGCGGGGAGCCACTAACCTGGTGCATCCTTCCCATCCCCTATAGCCCAACCGCAGCCCCGAAGCTCTGCTGATGCCTCCAAAGGAGCAGGAGACCCCAGGCTCAGCTCCTGCACCCCCCTCACCTCCCATCCTGCCACCCCCTTGACAAACTCCTTCCCGGGGCGCATTACCGGGATGGAGGCGGACGTCACGCCGCCGGCGTAGCCCGTCAGCACGcggcccagcagcagcatctcgACGCCCTGGGCTCCGGCCAGCAGCGCGTATCCCACGGCGGAGGGCACGGCCGAGAACATGATGCTCAGCTTGCGGCCCAGGCGGTCGTTGAGGAGCATGGCGCTgagcccccccgccgccgcccccagcGTGAACACCGACTGCGGGGACATAGAGAGAGGGGCTTTGGTGGGTCCCCATTGTCCCTGCGTGCACCCCACAGCAGGGACGATCCCGCTCCTCACCCCAAACCAGGACGCTTTGTGCCTGTCCAGCCTCAGCGCAGGGTTGGGGTGAGCCTCCAGGGCGGGGATCACGGGCGAGGTGTAAACCAGGGCGAAGCCGAAGCTGAAATTCCCGAGGACGGCGGCGAACACGGCCAGGTAGAGCCGCTTGTTGTGGAGGCTTCTGAAGGGGACAGAGCAAGGACGTGTCGGACACTGCAACGGCACCCGATGGGAAGTTTAGCTCACCCTTTTTGCAGCTTTCCCCCCGTGCAGCCCAGCCCTCCCTTCGCCGAGGCTCCCAGCCAGCCACGGAGGGGTTTTCCTGGGGAAGGGCCCCGGCTGGTGGGGTTTTTCTGAGCCGAGGAGCAGCCGCTTCTGCCGTGCTGGGTCTGCCCATCGTGCCAGGGCTGTACGGCTCCCGGGGCGGGTGAGAGCAGGACCCAGCTCCACGGGTGCCACCGATGCTTTCCAGGTGGCTGGGCGGTTGTCAGCCAAGAAACAaagtgagaaaagcagaagctcACAACAGAGCGACGGGGGCTTCTCCCAGGGCCCCCCGTACCACAGCAGGACCCCATGAGTATCAGACACCCCAAAGCCCACCCACCCACAGCAGGCACACACAGCACCGTAAGCCCAAGGCAGGATGAGGCCCCCCCTCTCAACACAaccagggagcagcagcggagggcagcagctctcccacctgctccccagccccaaaatGGGGCACAGAGCCACCCCGCCACCAGCCCGCCTCTCACCGCAGGTACTCCTTGTCCAGCCTCTTGCTGACGCCCTCGGGGAAGGTTCGGTACGAGGAGCTCGGCTTCCTCACCAGGGGCTCCCGTGCGCTCGGCTCCATGGCGGTGGCACGGCCGGTGCCGGATGCTCAAGGCAGGTTCTGGGGCctgggaggaagaggcagctgaaaatgaaaggggAGAGGCCGTCTGGCGTTGCTTAATCGGAGAAATCTGCGCCTTGTGGGCTCGCGCGTGGCCGGCTTCTGGAGAGGAAACTGGTGGGGCCGGAAAGTCAGCAGATGGGGAGCCACGGGGAGATGAGGGCGCTCTGCGAGCCCTCCCCGTGCGCCCGGCCAGCCCTGCTGACCCCCCCCAACACCACCACAGCGGCACTTACGGGGCTGATCCTCACCGAAACCCTTCTACCCCAGCAGAAAAGTCCTTTCGCTAAGGTCACGTCTCTCCCCTTGGGGAACTAGAAGCAGCTAGGCTGAAAAagggctggttttttttttccactggggTAAATTACATTGTTGTGGCCCACCGCAGGGAAGGTTTTTcaatgcagagcagagcggaggaagaggaagggaaggaaatgagagaGGGGCGAGCACAGAGGGGGCACGAGGGAGCAGGTGGGGGCAACGATGAGCACTGATGAGGATGGGTGAGGGGAGGGTGGCATTGCTGCCACgttgggagctgctgggggctggcttTGCCCCCACCCTGCCGGCAGCGTTGTGCTGGGcatctgcagctcctgggggctgcGTGGTCCGAGCTCACTGTAGGGAAGAGGGGGGACCGCTGGCTTTGCATTCAGCTCTAATTAGCTAAAAGGTGCCTTTCCCTAATTCACTTGTTCCCATGATTCGCCTCAATCCGCGGTGCTTTTGGAAACCACCTGGGTGGTTTCTGCACCCCAAGTCCGTGTGGGAGCCCCAGCAATGCTTTGGTGCTGCCGTGGCTCGCAGCGCCTTCCCTCCGTGCAGAGCCTCGAGCAGCCTGCTTCCCCTTCCGCAGCCGCCCCGCTCCGCGTTCAGTGCCTGATCGATGCTGGGGATTTACAGCTGACTCAGCCGCTCGGGGCTGGGATTTCTCTGTGGGAAGAAAGGTCGCGGAGCAAGGGGATGTCCAAGGCGGCAGCAGGCCAGCTCATCCAAAAAATTCCCAGAGCTGAGTTGGTCCGAGTGGAGGTGTCACAACAGCCTCCAGCCcggtgcagggagctgctgcctcccctggaGCTGGTACCCGCACCCTGGGTGTCCCCTCTGTTGGCAGACACCACCGGTCACCTCCACGGCATGCGCTTTGTGCCGCGTGTCTGGGCCCATGGTggcactgctctgtgccaggTCGTGGTCCTgtgtggggtgctggggaccaGGAGGCGTTGGTGCTGGGTGTATCTTGCAGACTGTGGGAAATCTGAAAGGGCAGCAGATACAGAAGGAATTTGAGGGGGAAGGATGCTGCGAATTCACTGCTGTGTGAATTTGTAGCATCCTTCCTCTTCAAATTCCCTGAGGCTGCTCTTGGAGACAATTACTTTTTGTCCCCTCTGCCCCTCCCAGGCCTCGGCCTTTTCCCCAGATCAGTAATACCGAGTCTCTGCAATGCAATATTTACCACGTTCCACCCCAAAGCAGCTGTCTGTCAGCCCTGTGAGGAGTAAAATCCCCTCCGTGAGCCTTTCTGGATGAAGATTGCCTGCAGGTGCTGAGCCCAGGGGTGGCTGCTGCAAGGTCTCTGGGGTCTGAGGCTGATACAAGGTaaggcttttctctttttttctttttttactctTGATCCTCGTGTGTGCTACGAAGATCCCAGCTGTGGGCTGAATTAGCTATTTTTGGCTTCTTGCATGGTTGTCTTgttgctggaggagctgcttgGTGGCTGCTTTTTGGGGCTGAGCGTGCGGCCCCGTGCGGGGTCACTCCAGCTCTGTGCTCCCAGGGGGGTTTCTGTGCCTGGCTGTGGACCCTGCTGGGACCAATGCTGCTGACAGCAAGGGTGCAAAACATGCATTGCTTGTCCGTGGTGTGCTTGGGGATGGTTGGAAGAAAGGCTTTTGTGCTGTGTTCGTGGGTTTGTTGCTCTGTTGTCTGTGCATCGGTTGGACTTGCGTGTCTCCCAGGGGCTGGGAGCTTTCCCTTGCACGGGTAGAAGCTGAAGCAGGAGCAGATGATGGGTCCTGATGGCGTGCGGGgcactgctggcagtgctgggcactGACCCAGTCGGGGCGGTTGGATGGGGAGAGGATGGCTGCGAGCTAGCTACCACAAAACGGCCGTCTGCGTgcaccaccacctcctgcttTGGGAGCCCCTGGGGCGGTGCAGGGTAGGGgggactgggagcactggtgggatggggatgggaccTCCCGGGCTGGGGGAGCCCGAGGCACCTCCTGGGCACGTGGCAGCTGCATAAGCTTGCTGCAGACCTCATGGGAGGATGCAGCATTTGTCCTAAACCCGAAGCCACTTGGACATAGGAAAGAGAGGAATGCTTAAGCCAAGCTCTTCCTCTCCTATTTGGGGCAAAGCAGTGCGTTGGAGAGGAGCCCTGAGCTGTCGGATCTCTGAAACACGAAGCCTTATCCAGTTTCTGCGCAGATTTGTCAACTGCTTCGGGCAGGAAATTGCTGCGTGTCTTGAAAACCCTCCAAGCACCTGTAACGCTGGGAGCGCGGGGGAGCCGCGTCTGCGGGTCTGCGCTCGgcgagctggggctgggcctCTGGGCAGGTCCCATCCTATGTCCCCACcaccctgcctctgctccatgCCTCCCAGCAGCTCTTACTGACTTTCTGTAGGTCCTACCAAAATATACAAGGGGTGAAAGAAGAAGCTCTGCATCTGCGCTGGGTCATGGGCACGGGATggggctcctgcctgctcctgcagtgtGGGACATGGCTCTGGGCTCCCGTGGGTGACACGGGGGGGACAAGACACCCGTgttgtgcaggcagcagcctggtggACAGGCAGTCTGGTcctgctgtgagctgctggctgcctcgGCCGGCATGGAGCATCGCTCCGGCTCTGTGGGATCTTCCTCCCCCTCTGACAGCTGTGCAATCGCTCACCAGcacatgcaaaaaaaacaaagtgcatCAAAGCCGCTTGGCAGCCCGACTAAGCCAAttcataaattaatttctgtccCCGTTGTAAGGGAGAAATCGTTCACTCCTCAAGGCCGTTTGTCTCCATTGCTCATCTGGCCGCATCCCTTCATAAATCCTCCCCGTGCGTCTGACCTGCTGACGGCTGCAGCGAGACGCACGGACGcttgctgcctgccccaggggtgctgtgccctgtgctggggcaTGGTTGATGGTCTGCATCCCCCTCACCTCGTGTGGCCGCAGCAAATTTGGCGTCTCacacctgcagctgctctgtgggTGCTTTTGGGGAGCCCGTGGTCCCCACCAGGAGCCATCGGTGCGATGCGGGGCTCTTCTGGTGAGCAAGGTCCTTGCAAAACGTGGGCAAACAGCACGCATGGGCTCTAGGGCAGTTCTGAGGACGGGGGGGGAGGCTTGCAGAGGTGGGGGTCAGCGCAGAGCTCCGTCTCTCtgctcccccccagcccgccGAGGCTCGAGGGCTTTGCAGAACGGGGTCTGTGCGTCGTGCTCCGAAGGGGCactggtgcctgcagccccagcctggctttTCCAAACAGCCAGAAGGAAGCCAGCTCTTCTCTGCTGCATCCCTCACCAtgctccccgcccccccccccccccccccccgaaaaaaaatcaccacctcTTCAGGCTgccatctgtttatttttttggcctCGGAACTTGCTGAAATGTATTTCGATGGATGAAGGGAGGCAGAGTAGAAGAACAGAGCCTGGCAGGCTGCATGGTGAGTGGAAAATCGTTTTTTTGGGACTTTTCTGGAGTTCGAAGCCTTGATGATGGATGTGCATGCGAGCGATGGTAATGGCTTTGTAAGTATCCAAACACAGAGCAAAGGAACGACTCCGCCTGGCAGACTGAGAAATGTTTGCTGGGAGGGATCCGCGCTGCCGCGGCCGAGAGCTGCGGGGCTGGATGATGGAGTGCTGCGGGGCTCAGGAGCAGGGCCCTGCGTTTAATGTCTTGGAAAAAATGGTACCAGGAGTTTCGAAAAACGTTAGATACTCGCTACGAATGTGTCGAAAAAGCCTTGAATCTTGCCTCACAGCGGGGCTCGAGGAGGCGGATGGCGTTCGCAGGGCTCTGCTGTGACCCCGCCGGGCAGGGCTGCGTGTCCCTGCGCCGCCTCCTCCCATCCCGTGGCTGTTCTGCTGCCGGCGCCCAGACCTACTGACAACAGGGACGGGTTTATGTGGAAATTTTGTGGGGATAAATATTTGCCTGTCAGCAGGGCTGAGTCGAAGCGTGATTTCTCATGTGCGATTTGGAAatgacatttccaaaaaaaattagagTTTCCTATTgaatgttcttgtttgtttgcatgcTAAGTTCCAAAAGTGTTGAGTTTGGGGGTTTTCCTGGTTGatacacaaaggaaaaacttgCTAGCAcctccatcccccccccccccctttttttttctttaacaaggGGTTTTGGTGTCCCATTTTCACCCTGGTtaaagcagggctgtgctggaagATGTGGGTGATCTTCAGCTGCCCGTGGGATCTACCTTTTGTCCAAATTCTTACCAAAAGCAGGATGTTTTTCCCTGCTTGCCAGGCTTTTCTTCAGGGCGCAGGAAGCCTTGAGTCCCAGCACAACTTCCAGTGCCCCTGAACAGGTGGAGGTGAGCCCGGAGAATTGTGGAGCGAAAGGGGACGCGGGCTGGATCGCAGTTTGTAGCCTTCTCCATGCCGTGGTCACTCTTtgcatctcctgctgcagctttttggGTGGCTGCTGGCCTGGGATGGAGGGTGAGCAGTGCTGAGGTGCCACATGTCCCAGACTGAGCTTCCCTGGGGCCGTGGTGGCTCCGGGACAGCAGGGACTGGAGGGAGAGAAGCACCCGGCAGTGCCCCCCGTGGTCCCTGCACCGCACAGATCGGTGTCTGGCCTTGCTTGGGCAAAGCTCGTGGTTGAGCTTCGTGCAGGCACAtctgtgaagcagcagcatgaaAGCAGTGGCTGAGCATCCCCAAGGATGCTGTGTTGTGGCTACAAAATGTCACCTTCTCCTGTGCCTCTGCcctcagcagtgctggcagaagGAGACGTGTGCGTGCTGGTGGTCCTGGTGCGCAGTGTGGGCAGGGCATGCGGTCCTGGTGCCACAAACCTACCCAGGGCCTGTGGTTtgcagtggtgctgagcacaTGTGCAGTGTCCTGGATGCATCTCTTCAGGCAGATGCTGTGCTTTCGGATGGACGCAGCTCCCACTTGGTGTTGCAGGAACCTCGGTGAGCGCAGGGCTGCGCCCTACAGCAGCGTGCTCGGGGACAAAGCAGGGccttgctgggctgcaggggtgtcTCAGGGCAGGCTGTAGGGGCTGGGCCTTTCTCCTCCCCAGACCTGATGGCTTAGTTTATCTGCAGCCTTGGGAGGATGTTCTGCCTTCATTCAGCTCGGCTCGTGTTCACGGGGGCTAAAAATAAAGGTAAGAAAGAACAAGcacaagaaattttattttctgaatataagAGCCTTAACATGGCTCCGGATATACAGGTAAAATTTTTTGATACCTTGTGTTGGTAAAGAGGtaataaataagataaatataaaaataaaacaacatttaagaagaattttgtttaaatatatatataacttaaTATAGCTTAACTCCCTGAGCCACTCTGTCAGGCTCTGAAGCGGTGCCTGTTGTGGGGCCACTGTCTGGGGTTTTTGGAGACCCCTTCCCTTGCCCATGGGCATCTGTGCTGAGTATTTTGAAAcgaggctgctttttttttttgatggcaaGGGCTGGATTTCTTTATTCCTAGGGACACAAATCTCCCCCTAAATTCCTGAGAGCTGCCGCCTGCTCCTTCCTTGGCCACGGGCATTTTTTTCCCGtttaatatgactttttttttttttttccttctttttgtttaaaaaaagggcaaaacaaaacatatcgTTTCCTTGATTTAATACGAGCCAATTACGGCTCACAGGCTGTTAACTTCATCACCGCTTCTTCCAAGAAAGACCTTGGTAAAACAAACCAGCGCGGCGGCGGAGCGGAGCTGGCAGCCTCGACGCTGCGCCAGGACCTGCTGCCGGGCTCCGCGTGCGCCTGGCGAAGCCTCGGCCCCGCGGGTGGAAAAAAGCTAAAGCCTCCTCCGTCGCACACATGCCCTCTGAAATATCCGACCACTTGTTGTACATCTGCTGACGGATACCAACTGGAAAGGAGATTAGCGCTCAGACTCCTGCGCTGGGCTGTCTGCCCCTCCTAACGAGGAGCAGATGGCAGCCCTCGCGAGCACGGCACATCGCCTCCAGCGCGCGGCAAATGGCGAAATCAGGAGGGCTGGGGCGGAGGGACCGTAGGTGCCAGGGCGCGTGCCAGCGGCCTCGAGCTCTGGCGGCATCCAGGGGTGGCTGACGAAGGGGTGCTGGGGTCTGTGGTGGGTTTTTGGGGGGCTGCTGGCATTGGGTTGATGAGGTGAGGGCTGGTGCGGGGTGTTGGGGATGCTTCAAGGGGTGCTGGATGCTCGGCTCCCCCCATGGGCGTCCTTGGTGCTCTGTTGCCCTGCCCATCGCACCCAGATCACTCTGTGGGCAGGATCAGACCCCTCCGACCCAGGCACCGCCGATGTGGGTTCCCGATGGCATCCACCCAGGGAGAAACCCCGCGTGGGACACATCACCTCTCGCGTGGCACTTCCCACCCCAGTCACCTTAGGATGAAAAAACTCTTTGTGGCACTCAAAGCAGTGGGGGGCTGAGCCCACAggcagggtgcccagggccaTCCTGCACCCGAGGCCACCGCCGTTTGCACGGGGGCTTTGCAGGCACCAGCAGCGCCGAGCCCGTGGCTGCGCAGCCGTCTCCTGAAGTGCTCCGTCTCTTGGCCGGGGGCCAGCGCAggaatgttaatttttttttttttttttttctgcagctaatTCGGGGCCGTGGGCAGGCCCCGGCGGCTGGcgcttgtttttattttacgTTTCTTTTTCAGCAGCGGTTGAATTGAAAATTAAGATGTGCTGGGACCTAATCCCAAATAAAAATGCCAGCGCGCTCCCTGCGGGGCCCTTGGGTTAACCTCCGAGGCGGGCAGCGTGCGGCCCCGCGCGCGCCTCGGCCCCCGGGACGCCGTCCCCATGGCGGGGCCGAGGaaaagcagctccctgccctgccagagCGCTTTCCACCTGTGGCAGGGTGGGGATTGCACATAAACGATTTGCCAGGCAGGCACCCTGGCCCCGAGGCTTCCttatttcctacttttttttctttttttttctttttttt harbors:
- the SLC2A6 gene encoding solute carrier family 2, facilitated glucose transporter member 6 isoform X1, which codes for MEPSAREPLVRKPSSSYRTFPEGVSKRLDKEYLRSLHNKRLYLAVFAAVLGNFSFGFALVYTSPVIPALEAHPNPALRLDRHKASWFGVRSGIVPAVGCTQGQWGPTKAPLSMSPQSVFTLGAAAGGLSAMLLNDRLGRKLSIMFSAVPSAVGYALLAGAQGVEMLLLGRVLTGYAGGVTSASIPVYISEISHPGVRGMLGACPQIMAVLGSLILYALGLILDWRWLAVAGEVPVLAMILLLCFMPNSPRFLLSQGKEDEALQSLCWLRGKDTDYAREYEQIKDSVRKQSQRVSCAEIKDPFIYKPILIAVGMRFLQQLSGVTCVLVYLQSIFKKTAVILVSSGCPVIRDVCPVLGLPSQLPHGSCCCRNQSTTQLLSAWCVCSRWRLLLCRWIKLAGRFFSLCRNGTIANRTLASSASPPAESINYITLIPLLATMFFIMGYAMGWGPITWLLMSEILPLKARGVASGLCVVVSWLTAFTLTQFFLRVVEAFGLEVPFLFFAVICAGNVLFTGCCVPETKGRSLEQIEAFFRTGRRSFMR
- the SLC2A6 gene encoding solute carrier family 2, facilitated glucose transporter member 6 isoform X2, with the translated sequence MEPSAREPLVRKPSSSYRTFPEGVSKRLDKEYLRSLHNKRLYLAVFAAVLGNFSFGFALVYTSPVIPALEAHPNPALRLDRHKASWFGVRSGIVPAVGCTQGQWGPTKAPLSMSPQSVFTLGAAAGGLSAMLLNDRLGRKLSIMFSAVPSAVGYALLAGAQGVEMLLLGRVLTGYAGGVTSASIPVYISEISHPGVRGMLGACPQIMAVLGSLILYALGLILDWRWLAVAGEVPVLAMILLLCFMPNSPRFLLSQGKEDEALQSLCWLRGKDTDYAREYEQIKDSVRKQSQRVSCAEIKDPFIYKPILIAVGMRFLQQLSGVTCVLVYLQSIFKKTAVILVSSGCPVIRDVCPVLGLPSQLPHGSCCCRNQSTTQLLSAWCVCSRWRLLLCRWIKLAGRFFSLCRNGTIANRTLASSASPPAESINYITLIPLLATMFFIMGYAMGWGPITWLLMSEILPLKARGVASGLCVVVSWLTAFTLTQFFLRVVPSASRCRSCSSLSSALGTSYLQAAASQKPKAGPWNRSRPSSGPGGGRS
- the SLC2A6 gene encoding solute carrier family 2, facilitated glucose transporter member 6 isoform X4 — encoded protein: MEPSAREPLVRKPSSSYRTFPEGVSKRLDKEYLRSLHNKRLYLAVFAAVLGNFSFGFALVYTSPVIPALEAHPNPALRLDRHKASWFGSVFTLGAAAGGLSAMLLNDRLGRKLSIMFSAVPSAVGYALLAGAQGVEMLLLGRVLTGYAGGVTSASIPVYISEISHPGVRGMLGACPQIMAVLGSLILYALGLILDWRWLAVAGEVPVLAMILLLCFMPNSPRFLLSQGKEDEALQSLCWLRGKDTDYAREYEQIKDSVRKQSQRVSCAEIKDPFIYKPILIAVGMRFLQQLSGVTCVLVYLQSIFKKTAVILKPEYDAALVGLVRLFSVAIAAVSMDKAGRKILLFVSAGVMLASNLTMGLYIHFIPSSQNGTIANRTLASSASPPAESINYITLIPLLATMFFIMGYAMGWGPITWLLMSEILPLKARGVASGLCVVVSWLTAFTLTQFFLRVVEAFGLEVPFLFFAVICAGNVLFTGCCVPETKGRSLEQIEAFFRTGRRSFMR
- the SLC2A6 gene encoding solute carrier family 2, facilitated glucose transporter member 6 isoform X3; its protein translation is MEPSAREPLVRKPSSSYRTFPEGVSKRLDKEYLRSLHNKRLYLAVFAAVLGNFSFGFALVYTSPVIPALEAHPNPALRLDRHKASWFGVRSGIVPAVGCTQGQWGPTKAPLSMSPQSVFTLGAAAGGLSAMLLNDRLGRKLSIMFSAVPSAVGYALLAGAQGVEMLLLGRVLTGYAGGVTSASIPVYISEISHPGVRGMLGACPQIMAVLGSLILYALGLILDWRWLAVAGEVPVLAMILLLCFMPNSPRFLLSQGKEDEALQSLCWLRGKDTDYAREYEQIKDSVRKQSQRVSCAEIKDPFIYKPILIAVGMRFLQQLSGVTCVLVYLQSIFKKTAVILKPEYDAALVGLVRLFSVAIAAVSMDKAGRKILLFVSAGVMLASNLTMGLYIHFIPSSQNGTIANRTLASSASPPAESINYITLIPLLATMFFIMGYAMGWGPITWLLMSEILPLKARGVASGLCVVVSWLTAFTLTQFFLRVVEAFGLEVPFLFFAVICAGNVLFTGCCVPETKGRSLEQIEAFFRTGRRSFMR
- the SLC2A6 gene encoding solute carrier family 2, facilitated glucose transporter member 6 isoform X5; amino-acid sequence: MEPSAREPLVRKPSSSYRTFPEGVSKRLDKEYLRSLHNKRLYLAVFAAVLGNFSFGFALVYTSPVIPALEAHPNPALRLDRHKASWFGSVFTLGAAAGGLSAMLLNDRLGRKLSIMFSAVPSAVGYALLAGAQGVEMLLLGRVLTGYAGGVTSASIPVYISEISHPGVRGMLGACPQIMAVLGSLILYALGLILDWRWLAVAGEVPVLAMILLLCFMPNSPRFLLSQGKEDEALQSLCWLRGKDTDYAREYEQIKDSVRKQSQRVSCAEIKDPFIYKPILIAVGMRFLQQLSGVTCVLVYLQSIFKKTAVILKPEYDAALVGLVRLFSVAIAAVSMDKAGRKILLFVSAGVMLASNLTMGLYIHFIPSSQNGTIANRTLASSASPPAESINYITLIPLLATMFFIMGYAMGWGPITWLLMSEILPLKARGVASGLCVVVSWLTAFTLTQFFLRVVPSASRCRSCSSLSSALGTSYLQAAASQKPKAGPWNRSRPSSGPGGGRS